In the Pedobacter cryoconitis genome, GGTAGTAAAAAGCGTAGAGTAAAAGAGCCTGATCAACTTAATTTAGTTGAACAAGAGCAGGAAGTGATGTTTTTTGATATGCAAACGAAACAAACCTTGTTTGATGAACTCAACGTTAAAGGAAACTTAAAGGCTAAAAGAATTATTGAATTGATAGGTCAAGATGCAAATGATTGGGAAATTAATTATTCGGAAATCGAAGGAAATCGAACTAATAAAGCTCTATATGATGCATATCTGAAGATTCTGGATTTAGAGGGATATGATACGAAAGCGTTGTTGGATGTGAAAACAAGTAAAGATGAGGTGGAGCTTGATGATATAAATATTTCCGGACCGGAAGTCAAAGATCTGGTTAAACGTATTTTTGAATCTTTAGAAATAGATACTCAAATTTTAGAGTTCGATGCAGAGCTAGATGGAGAAGTTTTTGAAAAGCAATCATCTTATTTGTTATGGCATTTACTATATTCTTATGAGGGCGATGATTCGCCAAGTGGAAACGAAAAATTGTATAAACTTTTAAAACAGAAATTCGGTTTTAAAAAAGAGCATGCACAAATTTTAGCGAGTATTACCTTATCTGATGATTATGGAAGTTTGAGTGCAAAAGCAATGCGTAAAATCTATCCATATATTAGAGAGCAGACTTTTGATAAAGCAGCTTCACTTGCCGGATACAGGCATTCTGCCTCATCATTAACCAAAGAAGAAATTGCCAATAGACCGTTAAAGGACAAATTAGAGCTTATAAAGAAAAATAGCCTGCGCAACCCTGTTGTAGAAAAAATTCTTAATCAGGTTGTGAACATTGTTAATAGTTTAATTGAAGCAAACAGTGAAAAAGATTCTGATGGAAATATTATCAGTTATTTTAAGTTCGATGAAATCAGGATTGAGCTTGCTCGTGACTTAAAGAAAAATGCAAAAGAGCGGGCCGAAATGACCCTGAATATCAATGCGGCAAAAATCGTCCATGAAAAAATATTCAAACTCCTGCAAGCTGAATTTGGAGTAAAGAATCCAACCCGAAATGATATTATCCGTTATAAGCTTTACGAAGAGTTAAAGAACAACGGCTATAAGGATCTATATACAAATATATATATTCCCAGGGAGATTTTGTTTAGCAAACAGATAGATATTGAGCATATTATACCGCAATCAAAAATGTTTGACGATAGTTTCTCAAACAAGACTATCGTATTCAGAAAGGATAACCTGGATAAAGGTAATAGTACAGCTTTCGACTATATAGATAGCAGGTTTGGGAAAGATAAGTTAACCGATTTTGAACAGAGAATTGAATTTCTTTTTGAACAAGGAAAGAAAAATAAAGAAGAAGGTATCTCTAAAGCTAAATATCAAAAACTACTGAAGAGAGAAGCTGATATCGGTGATGGATTTATAGAACGTGACTTAAGGGACACCCAATACATTGCTAAAAAAGCGAGAAACTTGCTTTATGAAATCTGTAGGATAGTTACACCAACGACAGGAAGCATAACTGATAGGCTACGTGAAGATTGGGATCTGGTCAATATTATGCAGGAGCTTAATCTCGATAAGTTTAAGAAATTGGGTCTAACCGAAATGGTTGAGAAAAAAGATGGTAGTTTTAAAGAACGTATTGTAGATTGGAGTAAACGAAACGACCACCGTCATCACGCAATGGACGCTTTAACTATTGCTTTCACTAAGCATAGTCATATTCAGTATTTAAATTACCTGAATGCCCGTAAGAATGAAAATCATAAACAGCATCATAATATTATTGGTATTGAAAGAAAAGAAACTGAGTTTGTTATTGATGATTTAGGCAACAAAAAACGTAAATTTCATTTACCGCTTCCAAACTTTAGAGAAGAAGCTAAAAAGCATTTGGAGAATGTTCTTGTTTCATTTAAAGCGAAAAACAAAGTAGTTACTAAAAATAAGAATAAAACTGCATCATCAAAGGGCGAAAAAATCAAAGTAGAGCTTACACCAAGAGGTCAATTGCATAAGGAAACTGTTTATGGTAAATATAAATTTTACGTAAGCAAGGAAGAAAGGATAGGGGGCAAATTTGATCAAAGGACAATTGAAAGAGTCGCAAATTCTACTCATAAAAGGCTTTTATTACAGCGCCTGTTGGAAAATGACAATGATGCCAAGAAAGCCTTTACCGGGAAAAATGCGTTGGCTAAAAATCCAATTTATTTAGATGATACAAAGACTTTAACTTTACCGGAAATAGTAAAGTTAACCTGGTTGGAAGAAGATTATTCTATCAGAAAAGATATTACACCTGAAAATTTCAAAGACATTAAAGTAATTGATAAAATTTTAGATGAAGGGGTGAAGCGAATTTTGAAAGAAAGATTAGCTAAGCACAATAACAATCCCAAGGAGGCCTTTTCTGATCTAGAAAAGAATCCCATTTGGCTTAATGAAAAAAAAAGCATCTCAATTAAAAAGGTTAAGATCAGTGGCATCAATAACGCAGAAGCTTTACATTATAAAAAGAATCATTTGGGAATAGAAATCCTTGATGATGAAAAAAAACGTATTCCTGTCGATTTTGTAAGTACTGGCAATAATCATCATGTGGCTATTTATAGAGATGAAAAAGGCAATTTACAAGAAGATGTCGTTTCATTTTTTGAGGCAGTTGCAAGGGTAAATCAGAACTTGCCAATTATTGATAAAACACTAAAAGCATATTTGGGCTGGACATTTTTATTTACAATGAAGCAGAATGAATATTTCATATTCCCAAATAAGCAAACTGGTTTTAATCCTACTGAAATTGATCTACTAGATTCAATGAATAATAAATTGATTAGTCCTAATTTGTTTAGAGTGCAAAAATTCACAGTTAAGGACTATTTCTTTAGACATCATTTAGAAACTAATGTAGAAGATGATTCAAAATTAAAGAATACTACATGGAAAAGGGAAGGATTAGGTGGAATAGGTAATATTGTAAAAGTCCGTATTAATCATATAGGACAAATTGTGAAAATTGGAGAATATTGAGGATGAAAAAGCATTAGATAAGACCAAAGTATAAGGACGTAAATAATTATCCTCTCATGATTAAAAGAACTCTCCACTTTAGTAATCCTGCATATCTTAGTTTACAACAGAATCAACTTTCCATTGATTTGCCCCATTTAAAATCTCTAGGGGAAAAGGAATCGAGAAAGCTTGTTCCAATAGAAGATATTGGAATAATTATACTAGATAATCAACAAATAACTATAACACATGGTTGTATTGCAGCATTATTATCTAATAATGCTGCAATCATCACCTGTAACAAAAGTCGCCATCCTACTGGTATGATGCTTCCAATTGATGGACATAATACACAGAGTGAAAGATTTCGATATCAAATAGATGCCTCGCAGCCTTTAAAAAAGCAGCTCTGGCAACAGACAGTTCAGGCTAAAATCTTAAATCAAGCTGCAATACTCTTTAACCGGGATATTCCTTGTAAAAACATGATCCATTGGGCAAAATCAGTACGTTCAGGTGATCCTGATAATTATGAAGGCAGAGCAGCTGTTTATTACTGGAAAAATGTCTTTCCTGAAAAAATAGATTTCTTTAGAGGCCGTGATGGTGATCCCCCAAATAACTTACTGAACTATGGCTATGCCATACTACGTGCCATTGTCGCTCGTGGTTTGGTCTGTTCTGGTTTGTTGCCGACATTAGGCATTCATCATCGGAATAAATATAATGCTTATTGTCTGGCTGATGATATTATGGAACCCTATCGTCCTTATGTAGATGAAATTGTGTTAGGAATAATAGATCGGGGTGAAAATTTCCTGGAGTTGGGTAAAGACATTAAAACACAACTTTTAGGTATCGCAACAGTTGATGTTCAGTTTGAAAAAAATAGAAGTCCTTTGTTGGTTGGTTTACAAACCACAACTTCTTCATTAGCTAAATGTTATGAAGGTACGATCAGAAGGATTAACTATCCAATAATGAAAAACTTCGAGACTAAGAGGGGATCGGGCTTCGATGAAAGCGAGGACTGAAATTCGATTTCTGTTGAACAATAGAGTAAGAAAGAAGATTCTAATAAATTATGATTTTAATTGATGCGTTTAAATGAATATCGAATTTTGTGGGTATTAGTTTTTTTCGATCTGCCAACCGAAACTAAAAAAGAACGAAGTATTGCGTCTAAATTTCGCAAAGAGATTTTACGGGATGGTTTTGCAATGTTTCAGTTTTCCATTTATTTGAGGCATAGCAGCAGTAGAGAAAATGCAGATGTACATATTAATAGGGTTAAAAGACTGTTACCAGAAAAAGGGCATATTGGAATTATGACAGTAACAGATAAACAATTTGGTATGATGGAGTTATTTTATGGAAAGAAAGAAAAAGTGTTACCGGATACTCCTCAACAACTCGAATTATTTTAAATGTCAACTTTACGAAAGTAAAAACACATAGAATAAAAATCCGGAAGCTTTTTTGTCCGGATTTTTTTAATTCTATTTATTAATGTAACTATCTGATATATAAACGTTTGTTGTAGTTCGTGTTGTTGTAAATATCAGTAGTTCAAAGGATGAAAGCAAATCACAACCGCTTGCTTGCTTGCCTTTATCACCGTTTAGTTGTTGTAAATATCAGTAGTTCAAAGGATGAAAGCAAATCACAACATGAATTTACAGAATACCTGAAAGATCAAAGTTGTTGTAAATATCAGTAGTTCAAAGGATGAAAGCAAATCACAACCGGCCAGTTCTTTAGCGAAGATGGCAGGTTGTTGTTGTAAATATCAGTAGTTCAAAGGATGAAAGCAAATCACAACTTCCAAATTATCTTTCGTTAATTCCTGAGCGTTGTTGTAAATATCAGTAGTTCAAAGGATGAAAGCAAATCACAACCAGTTGCCCCTTTTCTACCCAAATTTGTTTGTTGTTGTAAATATCAGTAGTTCAAAGGATGAAAGCAAATCACAACAATACATTCGCCTTTACAACCGACGAATCAGTTGTTGTAAATATCAGTAGTTCAAAGGATGAAAGCAAATCACAACGGGCAACTGCAACGGAGGATAAGGAAAATTGTTGTTGTAAATATCAGTAGTTCAAAGGATGAAAGCAAATCACAACTTCTTTTTTATATTTATTTATTTTACTGTGTTGTTGTAAATATCAGTAGTTCAAAGGATGAAAGCAAATCACAACAAGGTTTACGTCCCATTTATTCCCTTGTGAGTTGTTGTAAATATCAGTAGTTCAAAGGATGAAAGCAAATCACAACGCCAAAACGCATGAACAGCTAAAGGCGACTGTTGTTGTAAATATCAGTAGTTCAAAGGATGAAAGCAAATCACAACTATTTTCTTATCGAACGGTATTTGAGTGCCGTTGTTGTAAATATCAGTAGTTCAAAGGATGAAAGCAAATCACAACGAAGACGGCGAAGGTGACGCAGCGGTGGAAGTTGTTGTAAATATCAGTAGTTCAAAGGATGAAAGCAAATCACAACCAGTGCGTGCTGATTATACTCAACGTAGGCGTTGTTGTAAATATCAGTAGTTCAAAGGATGAAAGCAAATCACAACAGTCCTGATCTCGTGAGTAGGGCCTTCTTTGTTGTTGTAAATATCAGTAGTTCAAAGGATGAAAGCAAATCACAACGGAATTGAACTGCTTGGATTTATTTGTAGGTTGTTGTAAATATCAGTAGTTCAAAGGATGAAAGCAAATCACAACCAACACCCTGTAACCATCACTTACATTCCAGTTGTTGTAAATATCAGTAGTTCAAAGGATGAAAGCAAATCACAACTAAGTTGGAAAAGGTTAAAGAAAACCTCCGGTTGTTGTAAATATCAGTAGTTCAAAGGATGAAAGCAAATCACAACCATTTTGGAAACTTAGGAAACTATTTTATGTTGTTGTAAATATCAGTAGTTCAAAGGATGAAAGCAAATCACAACACATAACTTTGAACAGTATTTGTATCCTTGGTTGTTGTAAATATCAGTAGTTCAAAGGATGAAAGCAAATCACAACGATGCAGGTGCTATCCTTTACGATGATATGTTGTTGTAAATATCAGTAGTTCAAAGGATGAAAGCAAATCACAACTAATTGCCTCTTAATGTGCCTTCGATTCTGTTGTTGTAAATATCAGTAGTTCAAAGGATGAAAGCAAATCACAACCCCAACCGTGATATTTATCTATTTGCTTTGGTTGTTGTAAATATCAGTAGTTCAAAGGATGAAAGCAAATCACAACTTGTGCTCTAAAAAACGGTGCCGAAATCAAGTTGTTGCAAATATCAGTAGTTCAAAGGATGAAAGCAAATCACAACGTAGCACTACGAGTACTTTCCGGCAAACCGTTGTTGTAAATATCAGTAGTTCAAAGGATGAAAGCAAATCACAACTGACAGACCAAGTGTCGTTGGTTGCGCTTCGTTGTTGTAAATATCAGTAGTTCAAAGGATGAAAGCAAATCACAACTTTATCTCTTTTATCGATCAGGACCATTGTGTTGTTGTAAATATCAGTAGTTCAAAGGATGAAAGCAAATCACAACCCGCCAAACAGTTTTTACGATACTTAGAAAGTTGTTGTAAATATCAGTAGTTCAAAGGATGAAAGCAAATCACAACTATACCATTAAACTTGCATTTGTGTGTTGTGTTGTTGTAAATATCAGTAGTTCAAAGGATGAAAGCAAATCACAACTCATTCGAGTTTTGGAACTGGTTGAAATAGTTGTTGTAAATATCAGTAGTTCAAAGGATGAAAGCAAATCACAACATATCATTGCCTTTGCAGCTACGCTAACATGTTGTTGTAAATATCAGTAGTTCAAAGGATGAAAGCAAATCACAACACGAAAAGTCAAATTGATAGTATTAGTAAAGTTGTTGTAAATATCAGTAGTTCAAAGGATGAAAGCAAATCACAACTGCAGGATAGTCGCGCATTGCTTTTTCTAAGTTGTTGTAAATATCAGTAGTTCAAAGGATGAAAGCAAATCACAACCACGGATTGAAGGTTATTACCATATCTGGGGTTGTTGTAAATATCAGTAGTTCAAAGGATGAAAGCAAATCACAACATGTTCTGATGAAAATGAAAGGTCATCATGGTTGTTGTAAATATCAGTAGTTCAAAGGATGAAAGCAAATCACAACCGCGCCCGCAATTCTTTTTTCATGACAACGGTTGTTGTAAATATCAGTAGTTCAAAGGATGAAAGCAAATCACAACAAAGAATCAGCGAATTGCTTAATACTAGGAGTTGTTGTAAATATCAGTAGTTCAAAGGATGAAAGCAAATCACAACACGTAATAGTCGATAAACTTACGCTCCGTAGTTGTTGTAAATATCAGTAGTTCAAAGGATGAAAGCAAATCACAACTAAAAATGAATCTAGATTATTGGTCATTTTGTTGTTGTAAATATCAGTAGTTCAAAGGATGAAAGCAAATCACAACTAAGATTAGTACTCTCAGAATCTGACATTGGTTGTTGTAAATATCAGTAGTTCAAAGGATGAAAGCAAATCACAACAAACTTCTTCCTAAGAAAAATAATTCAATAGTTGTTGTAAATATCAGTAGTTCAAAGGATGAAAGCAAATCACAACACGTGACATGAAGGCCATTCCGGATGAATAGTTGTTGTAAATATCAGTAGTTCAAAGGATGAAAGCAAATCACAACCCAAGAGCAGCAACAGCTAAAATAATCGCAGTTGTTGTAAATATCAGTAGTTCAAAGGATGAAAGCAAATCACAACATTGCGCCTGCAGTTCTCTTATACGTTTATGTTGTTGTAAATATCAGTAGTTCAAAGGATGAAAGCAAATCACAACCATGGTATTGAAAGAATGATCTCCTTTAACGTTGTTGTAAATATCAGTAGTTCAAAGGATGAAAGCAAATCACAACCTTTCAGCCCCCATTTGACACCTCCTTTACGTTGTTGTAAATATCAGTAGTTCAAAGGATGAAAGCAAATCACAACGTTTTTTATGGTACTATCAGGGAACTTAATGTTGTTGTAAATATCAGTAGTTCAAAGGATGAAAGCAAATCACAACTTGTCAAGAAACCTCTGTTTTACTGCATTTGTTGTTGTAAATATCAGTAGTTCAAAGGATGAAAGCAAATCACAACAACGCCATCCACATACATTTTGAATCCTATGTTGTTGTAAATATCAGTAGTTCAAAGGATGAAAGCAAATCACAACCAAAGCGGTTACAGCCTCTCAATGGCTTTGTTGTTGTAAATATCAGTAGTTCAAAGGATGAAAGCAAATCACAACTGGTGGAATTGAAGGCTCTGCGCTTTCCCTGTTGTTGTAAATATCAGTAGTTCAAAGGATGAAAGCAAATCACAACTTACAGTTAAAGACGGAGTTATCGCAAGCGGTTGTTGTAAATATCAGTAGTTCAAAGGATGAAAGCAAATCACAACTAGTGGGTTTAGTGGCAATGTTTATTGCGGTTGTTGTAAATATCAGTAGTTCAAAGGATGAAAGCAAATCACAACGCATTAACAAATTATTTTAAATTATCCACAGTTGTTGTAAATATCAGTAGTTCAAAGGATGAAAGCAAATCACAACTAATGGGACCGCAACTATCAGAGCGTCACAGTTGTTGTAAATATCAGTAGTTCAAAGGATGAAAGCAAATCACAACCTCTTAATACTCGTTTACTTTATCTCTAATGTTGTTGTAAATATCAGTAGTTCAAAGGATGAAAGCAAATCACAACATTGCGCCTGCAGTTCTCTTATACGTTTATGTTGTTGTAAATATCAGTAGTTCAAAGGATGAAAGCAAATCACAACCGTTGAACCAGTTCATAAAATAATTATAAAGTTGTTGTAAATATCAGTAGTTCAAAGGATGAAAGCAAATCACAACCAACTGTCCCTTTTCTACCCATATTTGTTTGTTGTTGTAAATATCAGTAGTTCAAAGGATGAAAGCAAATCACAACAGCATATCCTTAATGAATTGCGAACAATATGTTGTTGTAAATATCAGTAGTTCAAAGGATGAAAGCAAATCACAACATGTAAACCGATAAGGCCTGGAATTTTAAGGTTGTTGTAAATATCAGTAGTTCAAAGGATGAAAGCAAATCACAACGATAACGGGATAACACGGTATCTGCTTTTAGTTGTTGTAAATATCAGTAGTTTAAAGGATGAAAG is a window encoding:
- the cas9 gene encoding type II CRISPR RNA-guided endonuclease Cas9 (Cas9, originally named Csn1, is the large, multifunctional signature protein of type II CRISPR/Cas systems. It is well known even to general audiences because its RNA-guided endonuclease activity has made it a popular tool for custom editing of eukaryotic genomes.) — its product is MKKILGLDLGTTSIGYAQVNESEDFKDSSIERIGVRVNPLSVDEQTNFEKGKPISINADRTLKSGARRTLDRYQDRRSNLIDALVKSVIITEDTVLAEDGKNTTHSTFALRAKSASEKVEKAEFARILLAINKKRGYKSSRKTNNNDDEGQAIDGMAIAKKLYDENLTPGQLAYQLLKEGKKYLPDFYRSDLQAEFDKIWTFQKQFYPEILTDELQKELAGKGQRATSAIFWKKYDFNTAENKGTREEKKLKAYEWRSTSVDKKLQKEEVAYVITEINNNLTNSSGYLGAISDRSKELYFNKQTVGQYLFKQIQKNPHTKLKNQVFYRQDYFDEFEIIWETQAKFHPELTEELKNKIRDIIIFYQRKLKSQKGLISFCEFERKEVEIEKGGRRMKKTIGLKVAPKSSPLFQEFKIWQVLNNVLIRKKGSKKRRVKEPDQLNLVEQEQEVMFFDMQTKQTLFDELNVKGNLKAKRIIELIGQDANDWEINYSEIEGNRTNKALYDAYLKILDLEGYDTKALLDVKTSKDEVELDDINISGPEVKDLVKRIFESLEIDTQILEFDAELDGEVFEKQSSYLLWHLLYSYEGDDSPSGNEKLYKLLKQKFGFKKEHAQILASITLSDDYGSLSAKAMRKIYPYIREQTFDKAASLAGYRHSASSLTKEEIANRPLKDKLELIKKNSLRNPVVEKILNQVVNIVNSLIEANSEKDSDGNIISYFKFDEIRIELARDLKKNAKERAEMTLNINAAKIVHEKIFKLLQAEFGVKNPTRNDIIRYKLYEELKNNGYKDLYTNIYIPREILFSKQIDIEHIIPQSKMFDDSFSNKTIVFRKDNLDKGNSTAFDYIDSRFGKDKLTDFEQRIEFLFEQGKKNKEEGISKAKYQKLLKREADIGDGFIERDLRDTQYIAKKARNLLYEICRIVTPTTGSITDRLREDWDLVNIMQELNLDKFKKLGLTEMVEKKDGSFKERIVDWSKRNDHRHHAMDALTIAFTKHSHIQYLNYLNARKNENHKQHHNIIGIERKETEFVIDDLGNKKRKFHLPLPNFREEAKKHLENVLVSFKAKNKVVTKNKNKTASSKGEKIKVELTPRGQLHKETVYGKYKFYVSKEERIGGKFDQRTIERVANSTHKRLLLQRLLENDNDAKKAFTGKNALAKNPIYLDDTKTLTLPEIVKLTWLEEDYSIRKDITPENFKDIKVIDKILDEGVKRILKERLAKHNNNPKEAFSDLEKNPIWLNEKKSISIKKVKISGINNAEALHYKKNHLGIEILDDEKKRIPVDFVSTGNNHHVAIYRDEKGNLQEDVVSFFEAVARVNQNLPIIDKTLKAYLGWTFLFTMKQNEYFIFPNKQTGFNPTEIDLLDSMNNKLISPNLFRVQKFTVKDYFFRHHLETNVEDDSKLKNTTWKREGLGGIGNIVKVRINHIGQIVKIGEY
- the cas1 gene encoding type II CRISPR-associated endonuclease Cas1; translated protein: MIKRTLHFSNPAYLSLQQNQLSIDLPHLKSLGEKESRKLVPIEDIGIIILDNQQITITHGCIAALLSNNAAIITCNKSRHPTGMMLPIDGHNTQSERFRYQIDASQPLKKQLWQQTVQAKILNQAAILFNRDIPCKNMIHWAKSVRSGDPDNYEGRAAVYYWKNVFPEKIDFFRGRDGDPPNNLLNYGYAILRAIVARGLVCSGLLPTLGIHHRNKYNAYCLADDIMEPYRPYVDEIVLGIIDRGENFLELGKDIKTQLLGIATVDVQFEKNRSPLLVGLQTTTSSLAKCYEGTIRRINYPIMKNFETKRGSGFDESED
- the cas2 gene encoding CRISPR-associated endonuclease Cas2; the protein is MRLNEYRILWVLVFFDLPTETKKERSIASKFRKEILRDGFAMFQFSIYLRHSSSRENADVHINRVKRLLPEKGHIGIMTVTDKQFGMMELFYGKKEKVLPDTPQQLELF